In the Natrinema sp. CBA1119 genome, ACGACGCGTGACTGCCCCATCGTTCCGCCGAACTCCTCGCGCAGGCGGATCTCGAGTCGTCCGGGATCGATGAACACGGCTACTCGTAGGGGGTCGGGGTACTTGACTGTTCGAGCAGCCGAACGCTGAAACACCAACGCTCAAACGCCGCTGGCTCGAGTGGCCGGGCGGACGGCTCGAGCAACGCGAGAGCCGTCTAACCCGGGGGAGGGCAGGCGGTTACCTAGTATCTATCGCGAGCGAACCCGAAGGGTGAGTGAGCGGGCCGACGACCGATGTGGAGGGGCGCGAAGCGGCCCGAAACGGAGGGAGGAGTGCTTTTCATCGAAGTTTTGCCGAGGGCGCGGCTCTGCCGCGCCCGCAGAGCAAAAGTTCGGTCCCGATCGATGATCTTTTGAGCGACGGCCGTCTTCCGTCGGGCATGGCAAGTTTCACGGTCGTTGTCGGCGACCCCGAATCCGGGTCGTCCTATCAGCTCGAGGCGGAGGAACAGGACGCGAACCGATTCATGGGCAAGTCGATCGGCGAGGAGGTCGACGGCGGCTCGGTCGGCCTCGACGGCTACACGCTCGAGATCACCGGCGGCTCCGACGAAGCGGGCCGCCCGCTCAACGGCGAGGTCTCCGGCCCGAATCTGTCGCAAGTGCTGATGACCGGCCGACAGACGGGGTACCGTCCGGACCGTGACGGTGAGCGTCGCCGGATCACGGTTCGCGGTAGCGAGATTTCCGACGCCGTCGCGCAGGTCAACGCCTCGATCGCCGAGCGCGGGAGCACCGACGTCGACGACCTCCTCGGCGAGGGCGGCGACGACGACGAGTAATCGCGGCGAGTCCTTCGATTCATTCTCATGGGAGACAGAATTGCGAGCGACCATTCCTCGGTGAAGACGGTCCGGTCGACGTGTACCGAGACGGCGACTGGCGTCAGACTCGAGGTACCGGCCGACGAACGCGGTGCGTTTCCGACCGACGAGGTCGTCCGGGTCGCCCTCGACGGCGAGGAACTGTTCGCGCGAGTCGAGCGGGCGCTGACGGGCGACGACCTGTTGATTCCGGGGGTCTACGAGACGCCGGACGAGGCCCGAGACCCCACCGGCGCGACTGACCGCCTCTCGGAGTGGACCGCCGAGAACGGTATTCCGGCAGGGGGCTCGGTGCTGGTCGACGTCGTCGAATCCGAGTTCCTCTACGGCCTTCGCGCACCCGGCGAGACGACCTATTACGACGCGCGAGAGCCGCCGAGCGATAGCCTGAGCGAGATCGCGAAGGATCTCGAGGACCGCTGATTTTCGACCCCTCCGATCTCGGCGAGAGCCGAGTTTCGGCCGGGCAAAAGCGTTGTCACGACCGGACCGAGGTGGCTCCGTCGATTCGAACCCGTCGGTGACGGTGACTTCGGCTTCGAAAACGCGATCGGGGTCTCCTCGAGCGCGGAAAACGGGAGTGCCTTAGAGCCGCGGCAGAAACGCGTACAGCAGCAGGCCGAAGGCGAGGTGCTGTACCATCGTCTGCTCGACGGTCGCACGGACGTACTCCTCGTCGGCGATCGAGTACTCCTTGGTTCTGACCTTGGCATGCATCGAGAGCACGTCCTCCTCCTCTAAGTTGTGGAGGCTCGGATAGACGGTGCCCGGACTGAGCTGGGCTCCGAAGAGGTGGGTGAGATCCGAGAGGAGCTCTTTCCCGTGTGTTTCTTCGTGGAGCGCGATGAGCATCAGGAGGATTTCGTCTAAGTTCTCCTTGATGATGTCCTCGTCGAACTGGACCTCGTCGGTCGGGAGCGCGCTGTTTACCTGCGCCATCAGTTCGTCGAGTTCGCGTTCGACGTCTCTGGTCGTATCGTCGGTCGATCCGAGCGAGATATCGTACGATTCCGACTGGTTGTCCGCAGTCGCCGCTCTCGACAACTCGTCGAGCACGGATTCGGTATTTGGAGTGTCCTCACGCATTGACGATCACCTATGGGGGTACGTGATGTGGACCGTTCCGCAGCCGCCGACCACGCACTGTCGCCGGATGATCGGTGACGGCCCCACTCACGACTACTGAGTCCCTGACACTGATCCGTATTAAGAGACAGGGAAGTGAATGGTGTTGAATATATATAAATCAACTTTTCGTGAATGATGGAATAACTATCCAATCATGGACTCTCCGGATACTAGTCCGTGTGGGGAGAAGAAAAGAAACATCTGGTCATAAAATACTTATAAATGTATTTTTCTGTGGGGTTATGGGTGCCCGTTCGAATCCGATGATAAGTGTTGTGGCCAAAAGGCAAATATATGATCAGTGATGTGATGGCCCGTCACGGATGATGCTTACCATCTCGTTCGGTTCGTCGCCGTCGTCCTCGTCATCATCGATGCGCCGTTCGACTCGCCGCTCGGCCATCCGTGCGACCATCACGTGTTCCTCGAGGTCGTCGCCCCGGATCTTCGCGATATACTCGAGGGTCTGAGCGTGGGCGCTGAAGAGCGTCCCGCTCAGGGATTCGAGGGGATACTCGAGCGTCGTCGGTTCGTCGTAGCGTTTGTTGTGGATCTCTCCGAGCGAGAGCCCGCGAAGGTACGAGGTCATCTGCTCGCGGACGAGCGGGCTGATCCAGCCCAGGTCCTCGTAGTACCGCAGGCAGTTCAGCGCGCCCGTCGTGCCGAAGGTCTCGCCGAGAAAGCGAGCCCACTGGATGGTGGCGTTGGTTCGCCCGGCCGATCGCTCGAGCGTCTGGAGATATGGTTTTTGATCTGGCATGGATGGCTGGTGTCGCCGATCTACTGTCATTCAGTCGTCCGCTACTCAAGAACATTCACGTCATTACGAACGGTGAGTCGTCGTCGCTACACGCTGATAGCCATCCCGACGACGTACTCCGTGATGACCGCGATCACGGCACCGAGCCACGTCAGGAAGACGAAGTGAACCAGCGCGCTGATAATGTGGCCGCGGTCGGTGAGTCGAATCATGATCGCCGAGAGCGCGGCGTTGATGACGATCGTCAGGAGTAACAGGTACTCGATCATCTGAATATCGTACTGCTCGGTACTGAGCAGCCCCCCGGTGAAACTGCCCTGGCTCTGGAGGTCCATCCCGCTCGTGATTTCCATCATGATCTCGACGACCTCGAGACCGACGAAAAACGAGAAGACGGCCGAGGCGGTGATGCCGTAGAGGACGCCGATCAAGGTCATCGTCGCCTGATCCCGTTGCTCGCGGACTTTGAGCACTTCGTTCTGGTTCTCGCTGATGACCTGCCCGAGGACCTTCGGATCACCTCCCATCTGGCGACCGACGACGTACATGTCACCGAACTTTTGGATGAGATAGGAGCCGGTCTCCGCCGCGAACAGCCGCCACGAGCGGATGTCGTCGATTCGCATGTTGAGCCGCTTGTACAGCGCGTCGACGTTGTCGGTCAACGCCCCGAAGTCCTTGCGCCGGAGGCTCTCGAGGACGCTCCCGGTCGAGGTCTGTTTGACGCTCTCGACGGCACCGAGCGCGCGGATGAAGCTGGGGAACTCCCCGTCGCGGACCTTGACTTTCTGTTCTTCCTGTCGCATCCGCCACCCGGGGAGGAGCAGCGGCGTTACGGGGATCGCAACCATGATCGGTAGCGGGACGCGGCTGGCGATCCCCGGCACGATCCCGAAGAGGGCTAGTCCCATCACGACGGCGAGGAGGATGCTACAGCCGATACCGATCGCGAGCGCTCGCGGAATCCGGGTGAGCGGGCCGGTCCCTTCCGTCTCCTCGATATACCAGAGGGGATCGTACGGCGAGATGACGTGGACCGCGTAGATGAACGCGACCTGGACGATCGTGAACATGGCGATGGTGCCGCCGATCAACAGCGTCGGGCTCGTTCCGGTCAGGATCGGCAGCACGATCGCGAACACGAGGATGAACGCCACCGACAGCATCATCGACATGTACAGCTCCTTCATCACGTCGAGTTTCCCCAGGTCCGCCTCGTATCGGGTAACGAACTGCTGGATGATCGTGTCCTGTTCGTCGATCAGGAACTCGCTGATCTGCTGGCCGCCGCCGACCGTGTACGCCAGCCGCTCGAGGAAGTCTGTCAGGAGAGGACTCGTCGTCTGTTTGGCGCGGAGCCGGCAGGCGTCGTCGAGGCTCTGGTTCCAGGTGTCGACCATCGCGACGAGATGTCCCATCTCCTCGGCTAAGGCATCGTACTCGTCTTCTTCCGCGAGGGTACGGAAGATCTCGACGCGGTTGATGTTCGTCATCGAGAGGACGGTGATGTGGGTCAAAAAGAGGTGAAAGCGCTGGCGAATCTGCTTGCGCTTTCGGTCCTGGGCCAGCTTGGGGTAGATGATCGCGACGACCATCGCCAGCAGTCCCAGGAGGATGACCGGGAGGCCGATCAGCAGCGAGAGCCCGAGCACGACGACGGCGATTCCAGTCCCGATGAAGAACACGAACGCGGGCGCGATGACGAGGAGCAGATACCGCGAGGCGCCCATCTCCATGTTCGCGTACGCCATGTTGAGCGACTCGAGGGCCGATCGAGTGCTCATATCGGGCGCGGACTGAGAGTCTGTTGACATAGTGATCTCAGGCGAACTGGTCGATGCCGCTGATCCGGATGGGCAGCCCCTCGAGGCCGTCGCGATGGAAGCCGGCGATCGCGTCGTTGACCTCGTGGTAGCCCAGCACGTCGGCGTCGATGAGCTGGCGGATGATCTCCGCCCGACGGTCGAGTTCGTCGTAGATTTTCCGGGTGTCCTGATAGCCCAGCAGCGTCGCGATCTGCTCCTCAAGGACGAAGGAGTTGTTTCGACCCGTAAAGGCGACCTCGTCGTCGCGGGGGTCCCACTTGAACGCCTGCCGGGTGACGACACCACCCTCGTAGTCGGAGTAGCCCTCGATCTCCTGGACCGAGGTTACCCGTCGGAGGACGTCGTCGCCCTGCTTGACCCGGTTCTGGAACAGCGCGACATCGCAGTTGTCCATGAACGTCTCGGGGACGTTGATCGGCGCTCCGGTAAAGCGCTGGATCATCGAGACGATGTCGCTGGCGTGGAAGGTCAGCATGACGGGGTGGCCAGTCTGGGCCGCCTGGAACGCCATCTGCCCCTCTGCCCCGCGGACCTCGCCCACGACGATGTAGTCGGGCCGCGATCGGAGCGCTGCCGCGACCAGGTCGAACATGTCCACGTCGGCCGACTCGTCGCCGGATCCCTCGCGGGTGAGCAGCTGCTGCCAGGTGTTGTGCGGCGGAATGACCTCCGACGTATCCTCCGCCGTGTAGATCTTCGCGTCGCGCGGAATGAACGACAGCGCCGCGTTCAGCGTCGTCGTCTTTCCCGAAGCCGTTTCGCCGACGACGAACACGGTCTGCTCGTTCTCGAGGCAGAGCCAGAGGTAGGCCGCCAGTTCGGGAGAGAGCGTCCCCCACTTCGTGATCTGGAAGACCGACAGCGGGATTTCCTCGCCCTGTCGGATGGTCATCGAGGGCCCCTGGACGGAGACATCGTCGGAGTAGATGATGTTGATACGCGAGCCGTCGGGCAGGGTCGCGTCGATGATCGGATCGGAGTCGCTGATCGGGTGATTCATCCGCTCGCCCATGTTCCGGAGCCACTGCTCGAACTCCTCGGGCGTCCCGAAGTCCACGGTGGCCGAGATCATGCCGTACGTGCCGTGATCGAGGTAACACTGCTTCGGACCGATGACGTGGATGTCCTCGTTGGCCGTGTCGGCCATCACCGGTTCCAGCGGGCCAAGGCCGACGATATCGCGCTGGAGCTGGTAGCGCAACCGGGTGAACTGATCCTGCGAGAGCGAGACCTTGCTGGTGCCCAAGGACTTGAGCCGACCGATCGACTGCCCGGTGATTCCCGACGTGACTTCGATGACTTCGTCCAGGAGTTCGTCCAGGTGCTCCTCGAACTCCTCGTTGTCGCCCGGTGCGGGTCGGGTCACGCTCTTGTCGAGGATCCGCTGGCGAATCCGGTCGTACAGCGCCTTGTCCTCGTCCTCGAGGGTCGGTTCGACGCAGTAGTAGGTGGTGTCGATCCCCATATCGCCGTAGACGTGACAGAATATGGGTGTCTCGGCCTCGTAGATGACGTTCGGTCGGTTCGACTCCCACTCTTCGGACGGTTCGTCGATGAGTTTCGGGTACTCGCCGTACTCCTCGTGAAACCACTCGAGGTGTTCCCGCAGGTGGGGGTGCTCGTCGGCCAATGCGTCGAGTTCGTTCTCGAGTCGTGCGCTCCCGAAGTCGGACATTTAGGCCACCGTCCTGCTGACGATCGAGACCCCTCGTCCCTGTTGGACGGTGAAGCCGATGGAGTCGTCGACCGGACTCTTCATGTTCTGGAAGCGTCGGACCAGGACCTTTCGTCTGATCTCCTGGCCGACCGTGTTCGTCTCGATCTGGAAGTAGATGTCGGCCATGTTCCGCAGCGGTCGCAACGCGTCCTCGCGGACGCTCGTCGGATCGACCGTCAGCACGACCGACTTGTCCTTCATCGTCATCTGGCGCAGGAACGTGACGAGCCGTTGAATGACGTGATCCTCGTCACCCGCTTCGATGACGCCCTCGTAGTTGGGATCGTTCCGCAACAGCGCTGAGAGGGTATCGACGAAGACCACGTCGGCCTTCCAGAGCGTCTCCGCGCTCGCGAGTCGCGCGAGGAGCTGGCGTTCTTGCCCCTCGTCGTGGGTGTCGATGTTCGCGTGCAAGAACAGTAACTGTTCGTCCAACAGCAGATCGACCACGTCGTAGGACAGCGAGTGCATCTGCTGGACGAACTCCCAGGACTCGAGCTCCGTGGAGATGTAGGTGACGTAGGCGTCCTCTGAGGCGATCCCGTAGGAAAAGCGCTGGGAGAGGGCGCTTTTGCCAGCGCCGTCTTGGCCTTCGATGAGCATGATGCTCCCGGCTGGAATCCCGCCGCCGATCGCTGTGTTCACGCGGTCCTGATCGGTCAGCCCGATGGAGTAGTAGTCTGTCATGGGACGTAGAATTCGAACACCTCCTCCGCACCGTTGACGGTCACGCTAACCCGGTGCTCCTCGCCCGTCGCGAGTGACCGGGAGATCTCGAATTCGGCGACCGTTCCGTCCCGCCAGGGGCCGCCGTCCGTGACCGCGACGGTAAACTCATCGCTCGAGACGTACGAGCCGTTGACCAGCACGTCGAGTACGGTGCTGTCGGCCGTGAGTGTCTTTCGGCCCGTGTTCTTCACGAGGAGCGTGATGTTCTCCGCGCCGCTCGAGTTGTACACCGCGCGGCTTCCCGGATCGCTGATGATCTCGATGTCGGTATCGATTTTGTCCGTCATGTCGCCGCTCTGGCTGTCGACCGAATTGCTGAGGTCGTTGACGTTGGTCACCAGCGTGCCGGCGACGCCGGCGGCGACCAGCATCGCGGCGATGAACAGGATCAGCGTCGAAACGGAGTCACCGGCCATGGTTCACCCGCCGACCTCCGTTACCGTCTCGGCGATTCCGTGTTCGGTCACCAGTTTTACCCTGTCCGGTTCGGGCGTCCTGTTGGCTACCGTCACGTGCAGCGTCTCGCCGGGCTGCCACAGCTCCCGTTCGGCACTCCCCTCGACACGCGTCACGTACGAGTCTCGCGTCCGGTAGACGCCGTCGACCAGCAGATCCGTCTCGGCGACCGAGAGCGTCGCCGAACCGGTGTTGTTCACGCTCATAGTAAAGTTGTCGTTGCCGCTCTCGTTGTAGCTCCACGAGTCGACCGCGATAGCGGTGTTTCGCATCGACAGCGTCCGATCGTCGCGGTCCTGTATCGCCGTCCGTCGCTCCTCTTGTGCCGAGTGAAAGACCGGATAGGCGATCCCCGCGGCGACCAGCACGCCGACGAAGATGATCGCCGTCGCGCCACTGGTACTGAACCCCACGCGCGATCACCGTCCTCCCTCGTCGCTCCAACGCATTGCTACGGCCCCGCTCCGGTATCCGGCCCGACTTCCCGCTTCGTCTCGTGGATCTCCTGGAGCTTCATGATGTACGTGTAGCTATCGGCGTGATCCTCGGCGGTCAGTTCCTCCGGCGTCATCTCCGGGTCGACGTGAACGTCGAGGTCGGGCCCGCTCAACATCGCCTCGAGGTGGTCTTTGACCTCGTCGTCGATCCAGCCGATCTCGGCGTAGTACGAAATCGCACGCAGCGTCGCCGCCGGCCCGGCCGTCCGGACCAGTTCGGTCAGCCACTCGAGGACGATGATATCCGTCGCGTACGTGTCCGCGAGCGACTCGAGAGTGACGTCCGACTCGTCGTCGTCCGCCGTTACGTCCGCTCCATCGGCGTCCGAACTCGGCTCCGAACTGGTGTCGTCGACGCTCTCGGTC is a window encoding:
- a CDS encoding 30S ribosomal protein S6e; the protein is MASFTVVVGDPESGSSYQLEAEEQDANRFMGKSIGEEVDGGSVGLDGYTLEITGGSDEAGRPLNGEVSGPNLSQVLMTGRQTGYRPDRDGERRRITVRGSEISDAVAQVNASIAERGSTDVDDLLGEGGDDDE
- a CDS encoding PadR family transcriptional regulator, which gives rise to MREDTPNTESVLDELSRAATADNQSESYDISLGSTDDTTRDVERELDELMAQVNSALPTDEVQFDEDIIKENLDEILLMLIALHEETHGKELLSDLTHLFGAQLSPGTVYPSLHNLEEEDVLSMHAKVRTKEYSIADEEYVRATVEQTMVQHLAFGLLLYAFLPRL
- a CDS encoding FlaD/FlaE family flagellar protein — translated: MPDQKPYLQTLERSAGRTNATIQWARFLGETFGTTGALNCLRYYEDLGWISPLVREQMTSYLRGLSLGEIHNKRYDEPTTLEYPLESLSGTLFSAHAQTLEYIAKIRGDDLEEHVMVARMAERRVERRIDDDEDDGDEPNEMVSIIRDGPSHH
- the flaJ gene encoding archaellar assembly protein FlaJ; protein product: MSTDSQSAPDMSTRSALESLNMAYANMEMGASRYLLLVIAPAFVFFIGTGIAVVVLGLSLLIGLPVILLGLLAMVVAIIYPKLAQDRKRKQIRQRFHLFLTHITVLSMTNINRVEIFRTLAEEDEYDALAEEMGHLVAMVDTWNQSLDDACRLRAKQTTSPLLTDFLERLAYTVGGGQQISEFLIDEQDTIIQQFVTRYEADLGKLDVMKELYMSMMLSVAFILVFAIVLPILTGTSPTLLIGGTIAMFTIVQVAFIYAVHVISPYDPLWYIEETEGTGPLTRIPRALAIGIGCSILLAVVMGLALFGIVPGIASRVPLPIMVAIPVTPLLLPGWRMRQEEQKVKVRDGEFPSFIRALGAVESVKQTSTGSVLESLRRKDFGALTDNVDALYKRLNMRIDDIRSWRLFAAETGSYLIQKFGDMYVVGRQMGGDPKVLGQVISENQNEVLKVREQRDQATMTLIGVLYGITASAVFSFFVGLEVVEIMMEITSGMDLQSQGSFTGGLLSTEQYDIQMIEYLLLLTIVINAALSAIMIRLTDRGHIISALVHFVFLTWLGAVIAVITEYVVGMAISV
- a CDS encoding type II/IV secretion system ATPase subunit encodes the protein MSDFGSARLENELDALADEHPHLREHLEWFHEEYGEYPKLIDEPSEEWESNRPNVIYEAETPIFCHVYGDMGIDTTYYCVEPTLEDEDKALYDRIRQRILDKSVTRPAPGDNEEFEEHLDELLDEVIEVTSGITGQSIGRLKSLGTSKVSLSQDQFTRLRYQLQRDIVGLGPLEPVMADTANEDIHVIGPKQCYLDHGTYGMISATVDFGTPEEFEQWLRNMGERMNHPISDSDPIIDATLPDGSRINIIYSDDVSVQGPSMTIRQGEEIPLSVFQITKWGTLSPELAAYLWLCLENEQTVFVVGETASGKTTTLNAALSFIPRDAKIYTAEDTSEVIPPHNTWQQLLTREGSGDESADVDMFDLVAAALRSRPDYIVVGEVRGAEGQMAFQAAQTGHPVMLTFHASDIVSMIQRFTGAPINVPETFMDNCDVALFQNRVKQGDDVLRRVTSVQEIEGYSDYEGGVVTRQAFKWDPRDDEVAFTGRNNSFVLEEQIATLLGYQDTRKIYDELDRRAEIIRQLIDADVLGYHEVNDAIAGFHRDGLEGLPIRISGIDQFA
- a CDS encoding ATPase domain-containing protein, which codes for MTDYYSIGLTDQDRVNTAIGGGIPAGSIMLIEGQDGAGKSALSQRFSYGIASEDAYVTYISTELESWEFVQQMHSLSYDVVDLLLDEQLLFLHANIDTHDEGQERQLLARLASAETLWKADVVFVDTLSALLRNDPNYEGVIEAGDEDHVIQRLVTFLRQMTMKDKSVVLTVDPTSVREDALRPLRNMADIYFQIETNTVGQEIRRKVLVRRFQNMKSPVDDSIGFTVQQGRGVSIVSRTVA
- a CDS encoding flagellar protein G — encoded protein: MAGDSVSTLILFIAAMLVAAGVAGTLVTNVNDLSNSVDSQSGDMTDKIDTDIEIISDPGSRAVYNSSGAENITLLVKNTGRKTLTADSTVLDVLVNGSYVSSDEFTVAVTDGGPWRDGTVAEFEISRSLATGEEHRVSVTVNGAEEVFEFYVP
- a CDS encoding flagellin produces the protein MGFSTSGATAIIFVGVLVAAGIAYPVFHSAQEERRTAIQDRDDRTLSMRNTAIAVDSWSYNESGNDNFTMSVNNTGSATLSVAETDLLVDGVYRTRDSYVTRVEGSAERELWQPGETLHVTVANRTPEPDRVKLVTEHGIAETVTEVGG